The following coding sequences lie in one Capsicum annuum cultivar UCD-10X-F1 chromosome 5, UCD10Xv1.1, whole genome shotgun sequence genomic window:
- the LOC124898989 gene encoding laccase-5-like: MEVFKSIAKTSSSFFVVCILLLFANAASEKTHYHDFVIQATPVKRLCNTRNTITVNGQFPGPTLEVNNGDTLVVNVVNRAQYNVTIH, translated from the exons atGGAGGTCTTCAAAAGCATCGCGAAGACTTCGAGTTCTTTCTTTGTTGTATGCATTTTGCTTCTCTTTGCAAATGCAGCATCTGAGAAAACTCACTACCATGATTTTGTT ATTCAAGCAACACCGGTGAAGAGGCTATGCAATACACGTAACACCATCACGGTGAATGGACAATTTCCTGGACCAACATTGGAAGTAAACAACGGAGATACTCTAGTGGTTAACGTTGTTAACAGAGCTCAGTACAATGTCACCATTCACTA G